From Brienomyrus brachyistius isolate T26 chromosome 21, BBRACH_0.4, whole genome shotgun sequence, the proteins below share one genomic window:
- the ghsra gene encoding growth hormone secretagogue receptor a, whose amino-acid sequence MNYWANTSNCSFNSTLDENGTHWRAEYPVTLFPIPILTGITITCALLFLIGVTGNVMTILVVTMYKDMRTTTNLYLSSMALSDLLIFICMPLDLYRIWRYRPWNFGDLLCKLFQFISESCTYSTILNITALSVERYFAICFPLRAKVLVTKGRVRGIILLLWIVAFCSAGPIFVLVGVEHENGTNSWETNECKATEYAVGSGLLTTMVWVSSIFFFLPVFCLTVLYSLIGRKLWRRRRTEKIGPNISSRDKNNKQTVKMLAVVVFAFVLCWLPFHVGRYLISKSSEAGSPLISLISQYCNLVSFVLFYLSAAINPILYNIMSKKYRSAACKLFRGKHGPRRTASTIKGESSPCWTESGVSM is encoded by the exons ATGAATTACTGGGCAAACACTTCTAACTGCTCGTTTAACAGCACCTTGGACGAAAACGGGACGCACTGGAGAGCAGAATACCCTGTCACCCTTTTCCCAATACCCATCCTGACCGGGATAACCATCACCTGCGCCTTGCTGTTTCTTATAGGGGTTACCGGGAATGTGATGACAATTCTGGTTGTCACCATGTATAAGGACATGAGAACAACGACTAACCTTTATTTGTCCAGCATGGCCCTGTCGGACCTCCTGATCTTCATCTGCATGCCGCTGGATCTTTACCGGATCTGGCGGTACCGACCATGGAATTTCGGAGACTTACTTTGTAAACTGTTCCAGTTCATAAGCGAGAGTTGCACGTATTCCACCATCCTCAACATCACAGCTCTGAGCGTGGAGCGCTACTTCGCCATATGTTTTCCTCTCAGGGCTAAAGTACTGGTGACAAAAGGTCGGGTCCGGGGGATCATCCTGCTTCTCTGGATTGTCGCCTTTTGCAGCGCAGGACCCATATTCGTCCTAGTCGGCGTGGAGCACGAGAACGGGACAAATTCCTGGGAGACGAATGAGTGCAAGGCGACGGAGTACGCCGTCGGATCGGGACTCCTGACCACCATGGTGTGGGTCTccagtatttttttcttcttgccgGTGTTTTGCCTGACTGTTCTCTACAGCCTTATTGGGAGGAAACTATGGAGGAGAAGAAGGACAGAAAAGATAGGACCGAACATTTCTAGTAGAGACAAGAACAATAAACAAACCGTTAAAATGCTGG ccgTGGTGGTGTTCGCCTTTGTGCTCTGCTGGCTGCCCTTTCACGTCGGCCGCTACCTGATCTCCAAGTCGTCGGAGGCCGGCTCGCCGCTCATCTCTCTGATCAGCCAGTACTGCAACCTCGTCTCCTTCGTGCTCTTTTACCTCAGCGCTGCCATCAACCCCATCCTCTACAACATCATGTCCAAGAAGTACAGGTCTGCCGCCTGCAAACTCTTCAGGGGGAAACACGGACCGCGCAGGACGGCATCCACCATTAAGGGTgagagctccccctgctggacagagTCCGGCGTGAGCATGTGA